The following DNA comes from Acidobacteriota bacterium.
ATGTGGCCGGCACTGTTGACGCACGCCTCGATGGTTTCGCGCACCGCCTCGGGCTGCTCGTAGATCTCCTTGAGCATGTAATGCGGAAAACCATTCTTGTCCGGCTTGGATTTCTGATTGTTCATGAATTCTCGATTCTACCGAACGCGCATGCGACCCAAGCGGCGACTTGGCCGTCCTCGGCCGGTAAAATGCAAGAAATGGATTGGAAAACGATAGCCTTGTGACCAAAGAATCGCTCGGATAGCGACTTTCTCTTCCATAGAACAACATTTAGATCTTCAGCAGTTACCGGCCGAGTACGGCCACGTTAGAACCGCTAATCCTTTACCAACTGCCCGCCTACCATCGTATGCACGACTTCACCTTTCGCCGAGAGCAAAACGAGATCGGCGTCACTTCCAACCGCAAGCTCACCCTTCGTATCAGCTCCAATCAACTGCGCCGGGTTCCGCGTACCCAGAATCACGCTCTGTTGCAAACTCCATTTTGCGAAGCTCATCACATTTCGCACGGCACGATCTAATGTAAGAACGCTGCCCGCTAACTTTCCCTCGAATTCAGCCCGATCTCCACGAACCTGCACTGGGAAGGGACCGAGCTGGTATGTCCCATCCGGCATACCAGTCGCGCTGATTGCGTCTGTGACCAGCACGGCCCTATCGATTCCCTTTGCTTTGAGAAATACCTGCACAACAGCAGGAGCGACATGCACGCCATCAGCGATGATGTCGGCCATGATTCGCTCATCGCTCAGGACTGCACCCAGAATCCCGGGCTCGCGATGATCCAGCGCGCGCATTGCATTAAATGTATGTGTGGCGCTTACTGCGCCAGCGGCGATGCCCTTCGCTGCCTCCTCAAATGTCGCATTGGAATGACCGATGCTTGTGAAGACGCCTCGTTCCCGGGCATGACGAATCACCTCGTTAGCTCCGGGAACTTCAGGAGCGATGGTCATCATCCTTAACGTGCCGCCGCTCGCGTCGAGGATCCGTTCGAAGAGATCGACAGTCGGCGAGACCAGGTACTCCGCGGGATGTACTCCACATTTCGCCGCGCTGATGAATGGACCTTCGAGGTGAATGCCGAGCGGGCGAGCACCGGCTTGGCTGACATCTTCGGCGCAGATGATATTGCCCAATCGGTCCACTGCTCCCAGAATGCGTTCCATCGACGCGGTAACAGTGGTGGGCAAATAGCTGGTGACTCCATGCTTCGCCAATGCCTTCTCAAAGGCAATTCGGCCGGACGGGTCGTCCCGCATGACATCGTGCCCCGCTCCGCCATGCACGTGAATATCGATGAATCCCGGTGCGACAACCAAATCGGGAAAATCAAGGTGTTGAGCGTATGCCGGGACCTCCAGGTCACTACGCGTGCCGAGATCCTGGATCGTCCCGCTGTCGATCAGAACTACCGGGTTAGCGATGACGTCGGTTGGCGTAAACAGCCGCGCGGCAGTAACGCAAGTCTTCATGTAAGTTTGTCATTGTAAAGAATCGCGTCGAATTGGACTCTGGTTTATACTCCCTGCGCCGATGCTCTTTCGCACTCTCAGCGCCGCTGTCTATGGAATCGATGCCAACCTGATCGACGTCGAGGTCGATGTTGGCGAACACCGTAGCGAGAAAGAGAATTTCATGACGGTTGGACTGCCCGATGCGGCAGTGCGCGAAAGCAAACAACGGATCCAGGCAGCCCTGAAAAATTGCGGTCGTGAAATGCCGCAGACGAAGGTGACCATCAATCTCGCTCCCGCCGATCTCAAGAAAGAAGGCTCTGGATTCGACCTGCCGATGGCTTTGGGGATCCTCGGCGCCTACAACGGACTACTCAAGCCCGACCTGCCGGACTACGTCTTTGTCGGCGAATTAATGCTTGACGGTAGCGTACGCGGCATCCGCGGAGCTCTGCCGATTGCCATCGCTGCCCGAGCCCGCAAGATTCCCAATCTAGTAGTGCCCGAAACTAATGCTCGCGAAGCCGCCGTCGTGAGCGGGATTAATGTCTATCCTGTGCGCTCACTCCTTCAGGTCATTCAACTCATCAATAACGGTAACGGCGTTACTCCCATGCAAGTGAATACCGCTGAGCTGCTCGACCGTGCACAGCAGTTTACAGTGGATTTTAAAGATGTTCGCGGGCAGCAGTCAGCGAAGCGCGCTCTCGAGGTTGCCAGCGCGGGCGGACACAATATCCTGATGATCGGACCTCCCGGATCGGGAAAGACAATGCTGGCCAAACGTCTGCCAACTATCCTTCCGCCGCTTACTTTCGAGGAGGCGCTCGACACAACCAAAATCCACAGCGTCGCGGGAGTGCTCGATCCCGGAGCAGGACTCGTCGGTGTACGTCCCTTCCGAGCGCCCCATCACACCATTTCTGACGCTGGTCTCATCGGCGGCGGCATGATCCCCCGCCCCGGCGAAGTTTCTCTCGCCCACAATGGTGTTCTGTTCCTCGATGAACTTCCAGAGTTCCCGCGCAATGTTCTCGAAGTGATGCGGCAACCTTTAGAGGATGGACAAGTCTCGATCGCACGCGCGGCGATGTCATTAACTTTCCCAGCCCGCTTCATGCTTGTGGCCGCTATGAACCCTTGTCCTTGTGGCTATTTCAACGATGCGAGTCGGGATTGCAAATGCAGCATTGAGATGATTCAGCGCTATGTCTCAAAGATCTCTGGCCCTCTCATGGATCGCATTGATATCCATATTGACGTCCCCGCGGTGAACTACCGAGAGCTGCGCGGCAACAGCACCCCTGAAGATTCCGCGTCAATTCGCGAGCGCGTACTGCGTGCCCGTGAAACACAACTGAACCGCTTTGCCGCCGCCGGAGAACGCATCTACTCGAACGCGCAAATGGGGCCACGCCAGATTCGCACGTATGGCGAACTTTCCAGCGACTGCGAACGCCTGCTCGAGCGCGCCATGCAGCAACAAGGGCTGAGCGCACGCGGGCACGATCGAATATTGAAAGTAGCCCGAACCATAGCTGATCTGGATGGGACTGCCGAGATTCAGTCGAAACACATCGCCGAGGCGATTCAATACCGTACTTTGGACCGTAGTTATTGGACATGATAGCGTCGCATGCTGATGGACCAAGACGTAGCCGATTACTCACGAAAATGAGTCAGTTCACATCGATTCCGTTCCAAGACAAATTCGGCGGAGAAGTTCCCAAAATTGGAATTCCCGCTGCAAGTCATTTGGAGCTAAGTCGGCTTGCAGAACAATTGATGTGTGCAGTTCCCGCCGACGGAGTAGCCATTGCCCTTCAATCTGCTAGAGATCACTCCATGATGGTATGCATTGCCCGCTGTGGCGATGCGGCACCGCCTCTCAGAGCTGTGCTGGATGTCAATTCAGGAATCTCAGGCCTAGCAGTACGAGAAAACCACATTCTATACAGCTCTGATACGGGAACGGATCCGCGGGTCGACACAGAAGTATGCGAGCGGCTGAGGATACGCTCTGTTGTGGCGGTCCCTATCTCCCGCGACTCACGGTGCATCGGTGTCCTTGAGGTGTTGTCGAGCGATCCTGGAGCATTTGATAGAGCTGCGCTGAGACGGATCAAGGCTGAGGCTGTTCGCGCGTTAGGTTTGGTCGATCAACGGCGAGCAGAACTGAATTTGCCAGATCCCGAAGATTGGGAAGGAAACAACACCGCTTTTAAGCTCAATAGCGATGGCCGCCTATCGCCCCTTACAATGCCGTCCTTCCAGCAATATGACGGAAGCCATGCAGTTCTCTCGCAGCTTAGGAATTTTGGGATCCAATCTCTGAAGCAGTGGTGGCGATGGATTGCGCTCGCATCGGTGGCTGCGTCCCTGGCGTTCTCTGCTCCTCGATTGATTCGCCGCGCGAATGCCCCATCTCAGATCTCGGCAACGCGGTCGACTGCTGCAAACCACGTCAACATGCCATTTGTCACCGTCAGTCCTGAATCCACGTCTGAACTGATAAGCGATGCCACTCCGGCCGTGCGAGCCTTAATGGCCATGGCTATCGGCGGAAACCATGCGGCGCAAGCCTCGCTCGCAGACCACTACGCATCAGGTACCGGCGTAATGCGAGATCCCGTCAAGGCGGCGGTATGGGCCGTGATAGCAAGCACGAAGAGCAAGGGAAGATCGGCTGCCAACGTTACCAGTAATCTGCAGCCCTATGAATTAGGGCAGGTTGAGTTCAACTTGGGAATCATGTTCAGGGACGGTATTGGTACATCCCCAGAGTTCGTGGCTGCATACTCATGGTTCTCCCTTTCCGAAGCGACCGGCGATGTGCGCGCAAGCGCAGCCTTGCTCAACCTGCAACAACTGATGTCGCCTGACCAGATCTTCGAGGCGCAACACCGCGCACCAGAATTGCTCCATCAGATCAAAAAGT
Coding sequences within:
- a CDS encoding magnesium chelatase — its product is MLFRTLSAAVYGIDANLIDVEVDVGEHRSEKENFMTVGLPDAAVRESKQRIQAALKNCGREMPQTKVTINLAPADLKKEGSGFDLPMALGILGAYNGLLKPDLPDYVFVGELMLDGSVRGIRGALPIAIAARARKIPNLVVPETNAREAAVVSGINVYPVRSLLQVIQLINNGNGVTPMQVNTAELLDRAQQFTVDFKDVRGQQSAKRALEVASAGGHNILMIGPPGSGKTMLAKRLPTILPPLTFEEALDTTKIHSVAGVLDPGAGLVGVRPFRAPHHTISDAGLIGGGMIPRPGEVSLAHNGVLFLDELPEFPRNVLEVMRQPLEDGQVSIARAAMSLTFPARFMLVAAMNPCPCGYFNDASRDCKCSIEMIQRYVSKISGPLMDRIDIHIDVPAVNYRELRGNSTPEDSASIRERVLRARETQLNRFAAAGERIYSNAQMGPRQIRTYGELSSDCERLLERAMQQQGLSARGHDRILKVARTIADLDGTAEIQSKHIAEAIQYRTLDRSYWT
- the nagA gene encoding N-acetylglucosamine-6-phosphate deacetylase — translated: MKTCVTAARLFTPTDVIANPVVLIDSGTIQDLGTRSDLEVPAYAQHLDFPDLVVAPGFIDIHVHGGAGHDVMRDDPSGRIAFEKALAKHGVTSYLPTTVTASMERILGAVDRLGNIICAEDVSQAGARPLGIHLEGPFISAAKCGVHPAEYLVSPTVDLFERILDASGGTLRMMTIAPEVPGANEVIRHARERGVFTSIGHSNATFEEAAKGIAAGAVSATHTFNAMRALDHREPGILGAVLSDERIMADIIADGVHVAPAVVQVFLKAKGIDRAVLVTDAISATGMPDGTYQLGPFPVQVRGDRAEFEGKLAGSVLTLDRAVRNVMSFAKWSLQQSVILGTRNPAQLIGADTKGELAVGSDADLVLLSAKGEVVHTMVGGQLVKD